The following are encoded in a window of Nocardia sp. BMG111209 genomic DNA:
- the pglZ gene encoding BREX-2 system phosphatase PglZ, which produces MTATVGSSALRLSRTTVAQYLSSHKRLAGALGTAGSPETLLLRGEPVWEGDPVVALADGSHARVVAAASPLAVHETVLAHTRETEPGPRVLVILTGVEEHDLDPAILARTHRARIHTVDRWDIVRESFGATVVDERLKRETWACEALLDAAGAHGWPAELAGGVLSRTPALAALAARRLDLGPVGDRIDPNTLLDWSQHPAGPQLLVDLRAPERAGLIEFLSESEQAGMTGRMVTALVSTGHAAEAIAYGLVCAALWQHATPSNTVYQARGRVERWLGDPPPAVGEALDRLLTAFGGTCEEFVRDLLHKARTVTDPHDEADEPVRRARRIADTVLAQADLLVRQFGADEAAASSPILAAGLAARFTAAGHALGRGQAGEIDTAVDRLRAHDLAPDHQVRLSRVRMAQRLTRWLRTEPDPTTDTVAAALTRQMRDIAWVDRALDYVDAGGDEDAALKIAYRVLVSRTRELRREFDREFATTLAVWTNSGSDPGEMLTVETFLRRVVRPLAGTHRVMLIVLDGMSAAIATELAGELRRTFAEYDPLPGKEPRCRRAMAAALPSLTAVSRTSLFAGTLMKGDQDTERRLFPAHKFWGAKRAEVFHKNHLRSEPGDRFGKDLDAAIADPDCHVAMVLNTIDDRLGKEVKLDDSAWETREIGDLRALVGAAAGQGMAVLITSDHGHVIDRHGVAVEGVGVASARHRVPAPAYDRLAETEIALRGPRVVWPESGASIVALWDSDSRYSAQKAGYHGGASLAEITIPVLAFLPAYADPPDGWQELGETRPKWWAGESEADQAVAVATPTVAERIVTRKALEKLTDQITLDIPIPAEPALTPHLGDTDDLVTRLLASDVFGIQLEQLARKPAKTKLEKAIRALLEGPQPATALAQRVGDPPSRARGFASILGQLLNVDGVQVLETLGDGRTLRLNPGLLRDQFALR; this is translated from the coding sequence ATGACCGCAACCGTTGGGTCGAGCGCCCTGCGTCTGTCGAGAACCACAGTCGCCCAATATCTTTCGTCGCACAAGCGGCTGGCCGGTGCTCTCGGTACGGCCGGTTCGCCAGAGACGCTGCTGTTGCGCGGGGAACCGGTGTGGGAGGGCGACCCCGTGGTGGCGCTCGCCGACGGCAGCCACGCACGGGTGGTGGCCGCTGCGTCACCGCTGGCTGTACACGAGACGGTGCTCGCACATACTCGCGAGACCGAGCCCGGCCCAAGGGTTCTCGTGATCCTCACCGGCGTCGAGGAGCACGACCTCGATCCGGCGATCCTCGCCCGCACCCACCGCGCCCGTATTCACACCGTCGACCGCTGGGACATCGTGCGGGAGAGCTTCGGCGCCACCGTGGTCGACGAGCGACTCAAACGCGAAACCTGGGCCTGCGAGGCACTCCTCGACGCCGCGGGTGCCCACGGCTGGCCGGCCGAGCTGGCCGGCGGAGTGCTGTCGCGCACCCCGGCGCTGGCCGCGCTGGCCGCCCGCCGACTGGACCTCGGTCCGGTCGGCGACCGCATCGATCCCAACACTCTGCTCGACTGGTCCCAGCACCCCGCGGGCCCCCAGCTGCTCGTCGACCTGCGGGCGCCCGAACGTGCGGGTCTCATCGAATTTCTCAGCGAGAGCGAACAAGCCGGTATGACCGGTCGCATGGTGACGGCGCTGGTGTCGACGGGGCACGCCGCCGAGGCCATCGCCTACGGGCTGGTGTGCGCGGCTCTGTGGCAGCATGCGACCCCGAGTAACACCGTGTATCAGGCGCGCGGACGGGTGGAACGCTGGCTCGGTGACCCACCGCCGGCCGTCGGCGAGGCACTGGACCGGCTGCTCACCGCATTCGGCGGCACCTGCGAGGAATTCGTCCGGGACCTGCTGCACAAAGCGCGTACCGTCACCGATCCGCACGACGAAGCCGATGAGCCGGTGCGCCGGGCCCGTCGGATCGCCGATACCGTTCTGGCCCAAGCGGATCTGCTGGTTCGCCAGTTCGGCGCCGACGAGGCGGCCGCGAGCAGCCCGATTCTCGCCGCGGGTTTGGCGGCACGCTTCACCGCCGCCGGTCACGCCCTCGGTCGTGGTCAGGCCGGTGAGATCGACACGGCGGTCGACCGGCTGCGCGCCCACGATCTCGCCCCCGACCATCAGGTCCGGCTCAGCCGGGTTCGCATGGCGCAGCGCCTCACCCGATGGTTGCGGACCGAACCCGATCCGACCACCGACACCGTCGCGGCGGCGTTGACCCGGCAGATGCGCGACATCGCCTGGGTCGACCGTGCGCTCGACTACGTCGACGCGGGCGGCGATGAGGATGCCGCACTGAAGATCGCGTATCGGGTCCTGGTCTCGCGGACCCGCGAACTGCGCCGGGAATTCGACCGGGAGTTCGCGACAACCCTTGCCGTCTGGACCAATTCGGGCTCGGATCCGGGAGAGATGCTCACCGTCGAGACATTCCTCCGGCGCGTGGTACGCCCCCTGGCCGGCACCCACCGGGTGATGCTGATCGTGCTGGACGGGATGAGTGCCGCCATCGCTACCGAACTGGCCGGCGAATTACGCAGAACCTTTGCGGAATACGACCCGTTGCCGGGGAAAGAACCACGCTGTCGGCGCGCGATGGCGGCGGCCCTGCCCAGCCTGACCGCGGTATCGCGCACGTCGTTGTTCGCCGGCACCCTGATGAAGGGTGACCAGGACACCGAGCGGCGGCTGTTCCCTGCGCACAAGTTCTGGGGCGCGAAGCGTGCCGAGGTCTTCCACAAGAACCATTTGCGCAGTGAGCCCGGCGACCGGTTCGGCAAGGATCTGGACGCGGCCATCGCCGACCCCGACTGTCATGTCGCCATGGTGCTCAACACCATCGACGATCGGCTGGGCAAAGAAGTCAAACTCGACGACTCTGCTTGGGAGACAAGGGAGATCGGTGACTTGCGCGCGCTCGTCGGCGCCGCCGCCGGGCAGGGCATGGCCGTGCTGATCACCAGCGACCACGGCCACGTCATCGATCGGCACGGTGTCGCGGTCGAGGGGGTCGGCGTCGCCTCGGCGCGCCACCGAGTGCCTGCCCCCGCGTACGACCGCCTTGCCGAGACCGAGATCGCGCTACGGGGTCCCCGTGTGGTGTGGCCCGAGTCCGGCGCATCGATCGTCGCGCTCTGGGACAGCGACTCTCGCTATTCCGCGCAGAAGGCCGGGTACCACGGCGGGGCTTCCCTCGCCGAGATCACCATCCCGGTGCTGGCCTTCCTGCCCGCCTATGCCGATCCGCCGGACGGCTGGCAGGAGCTGGGCGAGACACGACCGAAGTGGTGGGCCGGCGAGTCCGAAGCGGACCAGGCCGTCGCCGTGGCGACGCCGACGGTCGCCGAGCGGATCGTCACCCGCAAGGCTCTGGAGAAACTCACCGACCAGATCACCTTGGACATCCCCATCCCTGCCGAGCCCGCTCTCACGCCGCACCTCGGCGACACCGATGATCTTGTCACGCGGCTGCTGGCGTCCGATGTCTTCGGGATCCAACTCGAACAGCTGGCCCGGAAGCCTGCGAAGACCAAGCTGGAGAAGGCAATTCGCGCGCTGCTCGAAGGACCGCAACCCGCCACCGCCCTCGCACAGCGGGTAGGTGACCCGCCCAGCCGCGCACGCGGTTTCGCCTCGATCCTCGGTCAGTTGCTCAATGTGGACGGCGTCCAGGTGCTCGAAACTCTCGGTGACGGCCGCACATTACGGTTGAATCCGGGCCTGCTACGAGATCAATTCGCTCTACGGTGA
- the pglX gene encoding BREX-2 system adenine-specific DNA-methyltransferase PglX, which translates to MLGTVFVRFCEDNQLIAEPYLTGPTDDRRELAQVRYDSYVESDPDPTYRGWLEQAFAELGAGQAGKLLFDPAHNALYQIPVSHDGARELIEFWRGRNENGVLVHDFTDPLGDDDVTGWDTRFLGDLYQDLSENIRKNYALLQTPEFVEEFILDRTLKPAIGEFGYEQIELIDPACGSGHFVLGAFRRLARCWADEQPTRDRHERVRAALNSVHGVDMNPFAIAIARFRMLMAAMAAADVRTLAEAARYEWPIKLAIGDSLIRARQLELAFDGGKGDPLAEFSYATEDVHEYPRILEPERYHVVVGNPPYIRVKDKNLDELYRKLYKACSGKYALSVPFAQRFFELAKLGDPDGRGFGRVGQITANSFMKREFGTRLIEEFFAHTVELTEVIDTSGAFIPGHGTPTVILIGTRRSGKSRSSTIRTVRGVQGEPRAPKEPEKGLVWRAIVDRIDDAPGPGKWVSVDNLERHRYFAKQPWIMLDNGLEMVQQISARGTGRLRSVLARDIGFASFPGQDDAFISTPDALHRQCITAPISRWLIIGEVVRDWHLHCSEQAVVPYDAEFKPLPYDEESSWGRRLWKVRSRLRSTTDVGGKTQEDLGKPWWAWYRWVPDRYATPLSITFAEVATHNHFVLDRGGKVFKQTAPVIKLPEGAGEEDHLGLLGLLNSSTACFWLKMSCQDKPSNGIGRGLESEKWTVRYQFNSSNVEEFPIIGNFPLPYVGLLDGLADKLESASARKVAERSPFDLSGSCAQWESIRRRMIALQEELDWYIYSLYDLCGNLTVPELDVPDINLGERAFEIVMARKVESGQLDTEWFRRHGSTPVTEIPGHWPEYYREIVRRRIDAIESSRAVNMIERPEYKRRWLTDGWKVLQERALRSWLLDRMESRDLWFNDNDQPQIVTLSRLADRLASDEDFLSVSVLYAPRTELTQIVADLITDQHVPFLAALRYRSSGLKKRKDWEHVWDMQRQEDAMPDGHDKNKFRASIPKLLDYTSADFMRHSYWQARGKLDVPKERLISYGSTNVATPDLYGWAGWDHREQAMAIAVHLAEHSLSTEEITPFLAGLLELQPWLDQWHHEEDPDFGISPAAFLSGDRRTMQGEHHLTDDDLRNWRPQPATRGGRRAALRKKKPDTTDAGGDD; encoded by the coding sequence GTGCTAGGCACGGTGTTCGTGCGATTTTGCGAGGACAACCAGCTGATCGCCGAACCGTATCTGACCGGTCCCACCGACGACCGTCGAGAACTCGCCCAGGTGCGGTATGACTCCTACGTGGAATCCGATCCGGATCCCACCTATCGCGGGTGGCTCGAACAGGCGTTTGCGGAACTCGGTGCAGGACAAGCGGGAAAGCTATTATTCGATCCTGCACACAATGCACTGTATCAGATTCCGGTATCGCACGATGGGGCTCGCGAGCTCATCGAGTTCTGGCGAGGGCGGAACGAAAACGGCGTCCTTGTACACGATTTCACCGATCCGTTGGGTGACGACGACGTAACTGGCTGGGACACACGCTTTCTCGGTGACCTCTATCAGGATCTGTCCGAGAACATTAGGAAGAACTACGCTTTGCTGCAGACTCCGGAGTTCGTTGAGGAGTTCATCCTCGACCGCACCCTCAAGCCTGCTATCGGAGAATTCGGCTACGAGCAGATCGAACTCATCGATCCCGCTTGCGGCTCAGGTCATTTCGTACTGGGCGCATTTCGCCGATTGGCCCGCTGTTGGGCCGACGAGCAGCCGACCAGAGACCGACACGAGCGTGTTCGGGCAGCGCTGAACTCGGTGCACGGTGTCGACATGAACCCCTTTGCCATCGCGATTGCCCGCTTCAGGATGCTGATGGCCGCCATGGCCGCCGCGGATGTCCGCACCCTCGCCGAGGCTGCCCGATATGAGTGGCCGATCAAGCTGGCCATCGGCGACTCGCTCATCAGAGCGCGGCAGCTGGAGCTCGCTTTTGACGGGGGGAAAGGGGATCCGCTGGCCGAATTTTCTTATGCCACAGAGGATGTGCATGAGTACCCGCGGATTCTAGAGCCGGAGAGGTACCACGTGGTGGTGGGAAATCCGCCGTATATAAGGGTGAAGGACAAGAACCTCGACGAGCTGTATCGGAAGCTATACAAGGCATGCTCCGGCAAGTATGCACTGTCCGTTCCGTTCGCACAGCGGTTCTTCGAACTCGCGAAGCTTGGCGATCCAGATGGGCGCGGCTTCGGGCGGGTCGGTCAGATCACGGCGAATTCCTTCATGAAGCGTGAATTCGGAACAAGGCTGATCGAGGAATTCTTTGCCCACACGGTGGAACTTACCGAGGTAATCGATACTTCCGGTGCGTTCATTCCAGGGCACGGCACACCAACTGTAATCCTCATCGGCACTCGGCGTTCCGGTAAAAGCCGCAGTTCGACTATCCGTACTGTGCGAGGTGTGCAGGGTGAGCCGAGGGCGCCTAAGGAGCCCGAGAAAGGGTTGGTATGGCGAGCGATAGTCGATCGGATTGATGATGCACCGGGCCCCGGAAAATGGGTTTCTGTTGACAATCTTGAACGCCACCGATACTTCGCTAAGCAGCCGTGGATCATGCTAGATAATGGTTTGGAGATGGTGCAGCAAATTAGCGCGCGAGGAACAGGTAGGCTACGCTCTGTGCTGGCACGCGATATCGGGTTCGCCAGCTTTCCGGGTCAAGATGATGCCTTTATCAGTACGCCCGACGCGCTTCATCGTCAGTGTATCACTGCACCAATTTCTCGCTGGCTGATCATTGGAGAGGTTGTTCGAGATTGGCACTTGCACTGCAGTGAGCAGGCGGTAGTGCCATACGATGCGGAATTCAAGCCACTCCCCTACGACGAAGAAAGCTCATGGGGGAGGAGGCTCTGGAAAGTGCGGAGCCGACTTCGCTCGACAACTGATGTCGGAGGCAAGACGCAAGAAGATTTAGGCAAACCTTGGTGGGCATGGTATCGCTGGGTGCCCGATAGATACGCAACTCCGTTGTCGATCACGTTTGCGGAAGTGGCTACGCACAATCATTTCGTGCTGGACCGGGGTGGAAAAGTGTTCAAACAGACTGCGCCGGTCATCAAACTGCCGGAAGGGGCAGGCGAAGAAGATCACCTAGGCCTGCTCGGTCTACTCAATAGCTCGACCGCGTGCTTTTGGCTGAAAATGTCGTGCCAAGATAAACCTAGTAATGGTATAGGTCGCGGGCTGGAATCCGAGAAATGGACAGTAAGGTATCAATTCAATTCATCCAATGTTGAGGAATTTCCTATCATTGGGAATTTTCCATTGCCATATGTAGGTTTGCTCGACGGCCTGGCCGATAAACTCGAATCCGCTAGCGCTCGGAAGGTGGCGGAACGCTCGCCATTCGATTTGTCGGGAAGTTGTGCGCAGTGGGAATCAATCCGTCGACGGATGATTGCACTGCAGGAGGAATTAGATTGGTACATCTATTCGCTGTATGATCTCTGTGGCAATCTTACTGTGCCGGAACTGGATGTGCCTGACATTAATCTCGGTGAGCGAGCATTCGAGATTGTAATGGCTCGGAAAGTTGAATCCGGCCAACTGGATACCGAATGGTTCCGGCGGCATGGATCTACCCCTGTAACCGAAATCCCCGGACATTGGCCAGAATATTACCGTGAAATAGTCCGGCGGCGCATTGATGCGATTGAATCCAGCCGTGCTGTCAATATGATCGAGCGCCCCGAATATAAACGAAGGTGGTTGACTGATGGCTGGAAAGTCCTACAGGAGAGAGCCCTTCGCTCCTGGCTCCTGGACCGTATGGAATCCCGCGACCTCTGGTTCAACGACAACGACCAGCCCCAGATCGTCACCCTCTCCAGGCTCGCCGATCGCCTGGCGTCAGACGAGGATTTCCTCTCGGTCTCCGTCCTCTATGCCCCCCGTACCGAACTGACGCAGATAGTGGCCGACCTGATCACTGATCAGCACGTCCCATTCTTGGCGGCTTTGCGCTACAGGTCTTCCGGGCTGAAGAAGCGCAAGGACTGGGAGCATGTTTGGGATATGCAGCGCCAAGAGGACGCCATGCCGGACGGGCACGACAAGAACAAGTTCCGCGCTTCTATTCCTAAGCTGCTCGACTACACCTCCGCTGACTTCATGCGCCACTCTTATTGGCAGGCACGAGGCAAGCTGGATGTCCCGAAGGAGCGCTTGATCTCCTACGGATCGACGAACGTCGCCACCCCCGACCTGTACGGCTGGGCAGGCTGGGATCATCGCGAACAAGCCATGGCCATCGCCGTCCATCTTGCAGAGCACAGCTTGTCCACCGAGGAGATCACTCCATTCCTGGCTGGTCTGCTGGAACTGCAACCGTGGCTGGATCAGTGGCACCACGAGGAAGATCCGGATTTCGGCATCTCGCCTGCCGCTTTTCTGTCCGGTGATCGCCGCACCATGCAGGGTGAGCACCACCTGACCGACGACGATCTACGAAATTGGCGGCCGCAGCCTGCAACTCGGGGCGGCCGCCGTGCTGCCCTGCGGAAGAAAAAGCCCGACACTACCGATGCCGGAGGAGATGACTGA
- a CDS encoding IS1380 family transposase translates to MRLFHRFAESSARFDDDGLVSVAGLVPVMTLAEQTGLTRLLTEKIAIDAPRVKSGSVNPAPKLATLIAGMCAGADSIDDIGLLRSGGCKTLFSGVYAPSTVGTLLREFTFGHAKQLESVMREHLLALTARADLLPGAAVRTFVDIDSLLRPVYGHQKQGASYGHTKIAGKKVLRKGLSPLATTISTDLAAPVIAGIRLRAGKTGSGKGAASMVTAAIGTARAARATGIVLVRGDSAYGTRKVVCAALRAGAQFSLVLTKNSAVNAAITAIGEDQWTPVRYPGAVRDPDTGEWISDAEVAEISYTAFASTKDRTTARLIVRRVKDARYPDALFPVWRYHPFFTNSTEPVADADITHRKHAIIETVFADLIDGPLAHIPSGKFGANFAWVLCAAIAHNLLRTAGILAGGRLGRARGSTLRRKIITIPARLARPQRRPILHLPRCWPWADAWLTLWHNTIGYTPPQPDSI, encoded by the coding sequence GTGCGATTGTTCCACAGGTTCGCCGAGTCCTCGGCGAGGTTCGATGATGATGGCCTCGTGTCGGTGGCGGGGTTGGTTCCGGTGATGACCCTGGCCGAGCAGACGGGTCTGACCAGGCTGTTGACCGAGAAAATTGCCATCGACGCGCCACGAGTCAAGTCCGGGTCGGTGAACCCGGCACCGAAACTGGCCACGTTGATCGCCGGGATGTGTGCGGGTGCGGACAGCATCGACGATATCGGTCTGCTGCGCAGCGGCGGGTGCAAGACGCTGTTCAGTGGCGTGTATGCGCCCTCGACGGTCGGGACTCTGTTGCGGGAGTTCACATTCGGTCACGCCAAGCAGTTGGAGTCGGTGATGCGCGAGCATCTGCTGGCCTTGACCGCGCGCGCGGATCTGTTGCCCGGTGCGGCTGTGCGGACCTTCGTCGATATCGATTCGCTGCTGCGCCCGGTCTATGGCCACCAGAAGCAGGGCGCGTCGTACGGGCACACGAAGATTGCTGGGAAAAAGGTTCTCCGCAAAGGACTTTCACCCCTGGCAACCACGATCAGCACCGACCTGGCGGCACCGGTGATCGCCGGGATACGGCTACGCGCAGGTAAGACCGGCTCGGGCAAAGGTGCCGCATCGATGGTTACCGCCGCGATCGGCACCGCTCGTGCCGCCCGCGCCACCGGCATCGTGCTGGTGCGTGGGGACTCCGCATACGGCACCCGCAAAGTCGTGTGCGCCGCGTTGCGCGCCGGGGCACAGTTCTCGCTGGTACTGACCAAGAATTCGGCGGTCAACGCCGCGATCACCGCGATCGGCGAAGACCAATGGACTCCGGTGCGGTATCCCGGTGCCGTGCGTGATCCCGATACCGGTGAGTGGATCTCCGACGCCGAGGTCGCCGAAATCTCTTATACCGCTTTCGCTTCCACGAAAGACCGGACCACCGCGAGGCTGATCGTGCGCCGGGTGAAAGACGCCCGATACCCCGATGCCCTGTTCCCGGTCTGGCGGTATCACCCGTTCTTCACCAACTCCACCGAGCCCGTCGCCGATGCCGACATCACCCACCGCAAACACGCCATCATCGAAACCGTGTTCGCCGACCTGATCGACGGGCCACTGGCTCACATTCCGTCCGGGAAATTCGGCGCCAACTTCGCCTGGGTCCTGTGCGCCGCGATCGCCCACAACCTGCTGCGCACCGCCGGAATACTGGCCGGTGGCCGACTCGGCCGGGCCCGCGGATCGACCCTGCGCCGCAAAATCATCACCATCCCCGCCCGGCTCGCTCGCCCTCAACGGCGTCCCATCCTGCACCTGCCCCGCTGCTGGCCCTGGGCGGACGCATGGCTCACGTTGTGGCACAACACAATCGGTTACACACCACCACAACCCGACAGCATCTGA